Part of the Calliopsis andreniformis isolate RMS-2024a chromosome 12, iyCalAndr_principal, whole genome shotgun sequence genome, ctGATGCTAAAACGTTACAAAGGGCCCTCTTTTAAAATCATTAACATAAGTAAAGAAAATAAATGTTAATCAATAGGGgatcaattataattattatagatagtaaacatttaatttataccttctaaatataaattttaattttccctataatacaaataaaaataataatttaaatttatttccaCTTTATATTGTTGCTAGTGTGTGTAAAGATATGTATATTTAATAGTTCCTCGTTACTGTTAACTTCTCATTATACCTAACAAACAACTTGTACCAAAAATGGCAAACAAAAAGAATTGTTtactattaaaattaaatattttaattcttcTTTCATCATCCTTCCTATTTACAAAAACGAAATAATCGACgaaataattcgaataatttttaaattctacaaATCAGTCTGATGTTAATTAGAATTAAAAATAGTATAAATACCACTAAGTAAGTAACATTGTCACAAAGGCGATATTtgtataataatcaaaataaaattttaattttaagtagTGAATGATGCATTCTAATTATTTCTTTATGACCTTATTCTTTTTTAGTGAAAAACGTAATCAAGTGTGAACAAGTTAAAATTAACAGTTAACGAACTGTTAGTGTATTGTCATTCAGACATGTATGATGAATAATCTTTAGTAAATGAAAGAAATATGCTTTTATGGGATTATAGACAGCGTATCAGATAAATTAATCGTCTAATGCAATTTTCTATCACGTGGCAGAAGGATTCGCAAACTATCTTATAATTACCGCTTCAATGCGGAATAAGATAACAATGCTATCAGCGGCCGGAATTAAAACTAAATATGACAATACAGAAATTGAGAAAAGAGCTTTTTAGATCTTCATTAATATGGTATTAGAAAATAAATTTTACATTCCCTAATCTCATTGTTATCTGTGGTCGGACTAAATGATTTCTATAATTTCCATAAAAGCggtatttcataaaaatttgttgtaataCGAAATTGTATACAATGATAGCACAGACAACATGCAAAAATACATACATCCTATCGAAACATTGACtaccttcaaaattaaaaaattaagattAATTTTAGGAATTTGTAGTGTAATTTCTAAATATGTTCAAAAAGAATATTTGGCATTTAACTATATTTTATCGGTGAAACTTTTTAAGCTTTACGATTTGTTTTTATAGTTCAATGATACCACTTCGAACAACATGAAAACGAGAATAGGACTCTACAACTTCAAAAAATTAGGTCACGAAAACACATTTAAATTACCATCTTTCTATCTCGCTCCTAATAATAGATCTATCCAATACCTACTTCGTGTGGTTGAATATAGACTAATTATCAACAAGACAATGAGTAGAATAGTTGTGCCATCAAACGATGCCAACATTTATGAATGTCAACAACAATGTGATTAGTTTTTCATAACAGTATTTTTCTCATTTAGTAGTAGCAGTAGTTCAATAAAAATCGGACCCAAAGAAATAGTCTAAAAGTGCTAGTCTAAAGTGCTAAAACTTTACAATATTCTATTATATTTGGTCAGTATAGAATTGTTAAAAAATTCTGACTCATGTAACGAACATGCACTTATGACGCTCAACAGGTGTTACTTACCACCTTATGAACGTTAATTACGTTAATTACTAGATCCCAGGATAAACTATGTCGGTAGTTGCATAAGTGTTGTGTAAATCAATTAACAAACTCACACCCAAAATAGACGAAATAAACTTCTGAACGATCACCTAAATTCGCTAAAGTCGAACCTCTTGTAGCGGTCAAGAACCTCAGCTCCAAACATAGTAAAATGTAAGTTTCATTCAAAGTGGAGATTCCATTTTGGGTTAAGTTGGGTCCAATAGTAAACGAAGGTTAAGTATAATCTAGAAATCAATATTACAGAAACAATAAGAAGAATACATTTCATATGTAGAAACAAGTCAATGTAAGCCTATTTCCTTCTAAAAGAAGTATCCAACCCAAGAAAAACGAAATAGGTACAACTCAATCAACGTTTTCGAGGCAATGACTGGGCAATGACATTTCATATCGTCACATCATACACAAGAAATCGTTTCAAACTTATTCTCGATCTAACCTCGATGTCCCAAGCTGCTCGAAACATTGAATGCAGCTTCAGACAGTAGTGTTATGTAGTCGTAAACTTTCGCGGAAGAGCTCCGAAATATTCATGGGAATTCGTTCATTCGTGTAATGTGGGGTCTCAGATAAGCCGGTTTTCCTCCTCGAATGTTTAGGTTCAGCTACCTACGTAGTTTGCGTGATTTTGTATCACTCGTCACAAAGATAAAAGGATCCCGTCAGACAGACTGCGCGTTCAATCGATCAGTCGTGCGGTCGAGAGCCGCGACATCAGTGATCATGTCGAGAGAGCTGAACATCAAACACTACTTTGAGGTCTCCAAGGAGTTAACCTTGGAGGCTGGTAAGGTGAGTCGCCTTTTAGTGCTACTGCGTGAAAAATTGAACAAGAGAGGGAAAGCTTTAGGCTTCGTggaaccaaaaaaaaaaaaggatggAAGTGGGCATTTGTATCGAGTATTTCTGGTTCAGTCTATCATGATTAGCTTGATGACAGAGTGATTACAGGTTTTTTATACGCTGTGTGATATATCAATTTAAACAGATGACTTCTAAAATGTGTTTCTTGTGTATGAGCGGTACTTACCTAGAAATTGTGGATCTTTAGGCATTTATAGGAAATTTCAATATGCAAAAAAGCAATAGTATAATATCAAAATGTACAAAACATTGAAAGTTAAATACAGTTTATGATACTTGAGGAGCAAAACGAATGTTCAATTAAGTTCAATAGTAGaacattttcataaatatttatagTCTACATatcttatttaaataattctattctCAGTTAGTTGATTCCTTGTGTAGACAATATGGGGAATTTATATATTGTGTACCGACAATAAGTCGGGGAATTTTTCATTAGAACGTGATTCTTCTGACACAGAGAAGAAAACAAAATGTAGGTAATACTATCAAAAACAAATAGACGTAAAAAACAGTGGTGACAATACAAATACGACATGAAATGaattaaatataacataaaatagaatctgTTACACGTTAATCATTTTACTTGATCCATTATCAAGTTCTTATCGGACAAAACGAAGGGAGATAAGTGACGGTGATCTTAGCAATCGTGTGTTCCATCTGTTTTCCTTTTCCCGCCAGATATTTAAATGCGGCTTCGAAGGACAGAAACTCGTGGAGTCGAAGATGAATGAATGGGATTTGGTAACGGAGTACGACAGAAAAATTGAAGTACTGCTGACTAAGGGTCTTAAAGCAAAGTTCCCCGACCATGAGTAAGTCACGAGCTTCCTTTGACTAGATAATTCAATGTTACTTCCCTCCCCTATTCTAGCTTTGTCTGTTAATATATGCCAAGAGATCGAGTGATGGGTCTAGCGTCATAACGTAACCTTGAGTAACCAGTTAATTTCATTCTAATCGAATAAAATTTTCAATGGTAGTCACTTAATGGTAGTATGAGAAAAATATTAGTTATATAGGACGTGCGCAAAATGTAATATTAACAGATAAattgaattaaattaaaaatgtaaaatacaagacaataagattttttgttcaagacttTATATCcgagaaaattaattttgaaaattagtttAATATACACGCACTTAATTAagttttaatttcataaatcgTGTACTCCTTCTTTTTGTATGTATAAAAATTGATAAGGGCACAATTTGAATATACATAGTATTGGTTTTTCAAGTCCTTCCATCTTAACATTAATCTAAGTAAAAGTAGAGTATAActtaaaatatttgttttttaaaatttatttcattGTGTTATAAATTACTCAAAATGGCCTTTTAACAATATACAATACTGTACCCAGTTCAATAAAATGATATAAAGTTTTTTTACTAAATCTaatgtatattttattattgaCACAGTATACCCAAGTTCTTTTtaaaatcttcaacattcattaTGTTTTGTAAAGGacgattataaattaaaaattcagttACATACACGTATATttgataaattttaaaaattacttttctctAAATCGAAATTTCAGACAAAAAAATTGGTTCATAATAAAGCTATTTAGTAAAACTAGTACTCATTAGTATTACATCTTGTACACATATCTTGTATTACAAAATACTTTACACGAAAACTGAAAGGCATCTAAGAAAACATGATAATGACTTCCCTGCTAATGAAAACATACGATATTTAGGAATcatctttaaaaaaaattgaattcaaaCCTTTTCAGTATTGTGCCTTCAAAATAgccaaatacaatattaatgaaaATACGTTAAcacatttcaaaatttaataataactTTTATATATAAAGTAAATGTGTCTATTactttaaattttctttaatattcCATAATTTTGTTGAAAGTTCTATCgctatttatataaataaaacatgctACAGATGAAAAGTTCAATTGCAGATTCATTGGTGAAGAGACTTTTGCTGAGACGAAAAAGAAGCCAGTACTCACAGACAAACCAACCTGGATCATAGATCCTATTGATGGAACTACAAATTACATAAATTCATATCCACACGCCTGTATCTCTGTCGCTCTGGCTATTTCTAAAGAAATCGTAATAGGAATCATTTACTGTCCGCTGTCTTCGGAATTATACACGGCAATCAAAGGACAAGGCGCGTTTCTGAATGGCGAACCTATCAGAACCACTTGTGTTACTGGTAATTTTTCATTTCACAtgatttaattgaaatttcatTGTATGGAACTTGAGTAATTGTTGAAGCAACAGAATGATTTTAGGAAAGGAAATTAAAAGTCGATAATATTTACAGACTACATAGACATTTATAACGCAGCGCTATTGAATGACGCGACGTAGAATTAATTGTCTATTTCTAAATCGTAGtttctaattgttttagagcagTTAAGACTAATTACGAGCTTCCTTTCGTAATTTTCATTATTCATACCGCGTGGAAAAACAAGCACGATAATCTTATTAAAGATCAACGAAATCAATCGACCTTTTTCACATCGATTATTCCTTTTGCAGAACTGAAGAAGGCTTTGATAGAACTCGAACTATTTTCTTTGaggttacaatggaaaaatcggGATATCAGAATGGGCAGATTCGAGGCAATTCTTAATGTTGCACGAGGGTAAGAACTTGTTTTTTGCACTTACAAAATATTTATCTTAGGGTATCCTAGGGAATAACATAATTTTCTGAAGGCTATTTTTAAAGAGATGAAAAGTTGAATCTGTAAAATTTAGTAAGGATAAAGTATCATGAAattattctttcttttttacGTTTTAAGGATTAGGTTTATAGGATCAGCGACAATGGCTCTAGCATATGTAGCGAAAGGCGCACTGGACTGCTTGCATATGGACAACCTTCAGCCTTGGGATGTTGCTGCAGGAGTATTAATTGTTCGAGAAGCAGGAGGCACTGTGATCGACACAAAAGGTACATAAAAGCGAACGAAGGAAAAATAAAAAGAGAACATTTCTGAAAAATGTACTCTTCTTCGAATTACCATAGAGCTCTTACAAGTAATATAGTACTGAAAGAAAGACAATTTATGTTGTAAAATCTACTCTTAACAAATATAAATtgtcattttttatatttattttaccagGAGAGGAATATGATGTCATGAAACCAAACACAATTGCAGCAGCAAACGACAAACTAGCCacagaaataaaacagttaatTATTGATACTGATCTTAAAGTATTGAGAAAACGATTGACAAGGACCTGATCCTCGAGACTGACATAAAGAAATGAAAAGAATTGAAGGTGAAAAGAATCGAATTTTGTGATTAAACAAACAAAAGGCAATATTCAATGTCCGACTGTAATattatacaaaaataaaaatactattacatttttaataatattgtttaataatggatttcaattattttctgtattttcGAAAACAGGGGAAAACTTACTTGAAGCAACTTTTATATGTTACATGTTTTTATACAGAATCATTACTGATATGAGTATATAAAGATTTCCAgttcaattttaattaataaaaaaacactGATACAAATTCTTACTAAGAATTAATCTTTTATTATCTATTATATAAGATTTTATTATCTATTTTCTACAAAAAATAAGAAGTGGAGTGTCGAGGATAGCACTATTAAACAACCTTGAACAGCCGCTCGACTTTGTTCCGACTATAGCCTAGTTGGGAATGAAAGATCTAGATTACACATAAATGCAACTGATCTACATAAGTCGTGAGTGAGTCTTACAAGTCCAAATAGTTTATAAAAAATCTAGTCACTTATTATGAATGTGTCAAACAAGTTTTCTAGAATTAATTCAAGCAAACTGTTAACAAAGAAATATTATGTAGGTACTTCAATTGGTATAAGTATTATTTAAATACAATCAAATTCAAAATAGAATAATTACAGCTGTGAGCATCTTTTACAGAAACTAATTACAATACCTGTCgataatttgaataataaaaatttacttCTTAAACAACATAATCATGTATATTGCAACTGGTATTATTTTTGCACTCGAataaatgaatattcaatatttccattgcataacttTGTAACTAGAAGAATAGATTTCAAGAAACGTAAGGCAACATCTTGGAACTTGTAATGGCTAATTAACATTCGGTATTAGATCCGGAAAAAGTCCCACGAGTATGAATCGAGTCGAGCCTCCGTGCTTGATATACATGTAGAGAATGAGTCATCTAATTCGACCAACGTAAGTTCGAAGGAAAATACATCGAACAAAAGTTTACAGGAACAATGACAAATAAACACGATGAACGCGCGATCAAAGATTCTTTAAGGAAGTGAAATAATTCTCAAGGTGTATCTTAAATTGTTATTGCGAAATTTTACGGTTGAATAAGAATCACAGGCGATTCTAAAGGTTCGATAAAAACTTGGTAAATATACCTAAATCTTACGCAATGAGTGAATGAAGGCTTACGTTTCTATTAGTTAATGCACTGCCTGAGATAATTAGGAGATCAAATCTTTTAACGACTGAAGGGGTTACGTTATACATGAAGTGACTAATGAAGGGATTACGTTATAAAATAGCTAAGTTTTAAAGTATAGCATTCGAGAGACGTTGCTTTTAATGTTTGAGATACTATAAaacaagaaatattaaaaaaatgattaactgaactaattataattttaatttttttcattttgttgCTCTGTTTTAGTCTCTTTATTGCAGGTTATAGGTATCTTTATTGTGATGCTTTTATTCTACACTCCTTTTTGCTAATTACAtctataaaaattataaaataatgcTATAATCTTGttttgtaaattaaaaattgtCATCCACTTAACGTCATTTAAGTTGACTCTATACCTTCTATACTTTTTAGTAAGAAAATTTTCTAGATTCTATATTTTCAGGAAATACAATGTTTTAAATGTAAGTAAATCAGGCTAAGGCCTATCGATAAATCGCGGATGTATAATAAGTAGCAACGCCTACGATTTCTCTGTGTGCAATATCAATTGATGCAAATAAATATCGGTATATCTAATCCTAGATTTTCCATTCAGATGTTATCAGGTAGTTCCGTATTACTTAACCATTTTACGAGTATCCACAGACTGAAGTAGAAACAACCAATACAGTAATTTAAATAAACGTGTGGTGCAGTCGATCAACGGTGTGAAAGTGCGCTCGAGTCTCAGTGATTTACCTTGGCACAGTCTTTTAACCGCGTACCCTTAGACATCGGTTGCTGAATAAAACCTCCTTGGCAATTTAATGAACACGTTGATAATGATCTTGATGCTTTCATAATAGTCTTATTGCGAAGAAACGATATTTAGGAAAATACTATTATGGTAAGAGTAATTTTTGTGAAATATTCTGCGACAAAGACTTATGGTCTTATATATCATACATTAATAAAAGTGAAGATGTAATCTAAAATGTTAAAAGACACCATTCTCGTGAAATAATGTCAATTTCGAATAAATGAATGTATTAATACTTTACTGCTGTGTTAGCAATGGACATAATAAATTAACACCTGTTGCGAATAATACTAATGAGAACTATTTGAGGCTACTAAAGCGAATAAGGTACTATggtagaataaataaataagaaacattaaaatatattttttgcattagaACTACTATACATGAGCTAACaatatttatagaaaattactgaagaataattTCATGTACTTTGGTACAATGTATTTTAGCAATTTAGTAACTTAGTTGATTAAGGTCGAATTCCACTCAATAGACTTCATTTGACTTCATAATCAGATGACTTTTTACAATTATAATAGTATAGAAAACTTATGTATGTTTTGAAGTTAAGttatttccttttctttttatgtagaatggtaataaattttatgtagatgctaataaattgaaaaactgctgtgttaatATTAAGAATAAATTTGATAAAAATATTGCAACACATCCGAAGATTGACATATGAACGTCAGTAAATAATTATACACTATGTTCATAGATTCGTATCAAGAAAAttcatgaaaaattgcaactcaAGAAGCAAAATTTCACATGAAAAAGATTGGAATCCTAGAATGTCTTATCTACGACAACTTgaggaagtagaaatgaacgaTGAATTGTCTCTGTCTCGGTTCTCTAATTGCGACAATGTTGATCAGTTTATAACATTTATTAACAAGGACATAGACCTAATACCAAACCCATAAATTGAATTTTCGATGCTTTAATTCTCCTTAGAGCCGAACATTAATTACACAGAGTCAACACAGAattaatgtaaaataaaaatgaaaacgaAGCAATAAAAGCATGCAATCAGAATCTTCCTACACATACCTTCTATTTTAGTGTCTACTTATCTATACATTCGATTCCAAAACCGTGTTATCAAACCCGCATTCTAATAATTTCGAAACATAATACATTACTCAAGGATCGGTTGAGAAACAAGGGGAATAACAGCTCTATCAGTCAGACCTCTTTATCTCGAATAAATTATACCTGTCCCATGTCTTCACCAAGATTCGTCTGTTTGCTAAATTAATCGCGACGTCAAATCATATGATCGTGTACCGACCTTGTGGTATCGAAGCATAATATCACAGATGAGTGAAAGAGACTTCATCCCATCTAGGCAAAACAGACGAGCCGAAAAGTGCAACCGAAAACATTTGCGTGTAGCGTTGGAGAAAGCAAATATCGATGGATTGAGCCAACCTTGAGTCATTCTTACATGATTTCAAGCCAATTCGAATAAAAAGTATACGGTGCTGGTTTGTTGAACGCAGTAACCGTTGATGCGTTTCCGCGTCGAGGATCTCGCGTTGGTCGTTTATCAGAAGACTCTGAGGACATGGCACGCTACGCTGaagacgtctattatgattttgccATCAGACTGACCCATGATGCGGCACAAGTAAGCAACTACATATGTAGACTACTTCTGCACAAGATAGTTTCAAATTATTATACTGTTAACTTCATAAACTGAGATGAAACATCGATTTTCATTAATTTGATGAAATCTAACTTTCTTGGTTATTTAAAGAATggatataaattaaaatattgtaaGAATTAAGTATGCAGTACAAACAGAGTCGAAGAACATCTCCTGTGGTTTTTCTACTTATTCAcgaggaaacattgtgaaaatgtaAATTTGTTTTCATTCAATTTGATGAAAATCTGAATAATATTACTAGATAATAGTACTGAGACTTTTTGTGTTCACTAATAAACAGTTCAAAAAAGTGTAACAGCCTGTCATAGTTTGCCAGTAGAAATAATTCGTGTAATAAGTGCTTAATCATAAATTATTTGTAGTAACGAAagaaattttgtttaaaaacaTACTTCACTTTTGATAgtttataaaatattcatttatcaCTTTACAACTAACTAAAAAAGTATACTGATATATTGCACAGTGAGTGAAACATTTTTAATTATGTAAGGAAGTATTTAATAATATCACAAAATAAACTAATGCTTAATACCAATAACACactaaatataatatttaaacaaTATTCCTTTTTGATATAATTTATTTTGACTTGATAAAACCAGTAACAAGTGGGGAATTTTTGGAACGTGAAATATGCATACTTTGCGAGGCAATGTTTATAATACGTGTCTGATGTAAAAATGTCTATTTTATTTCACTTCTACAAACACTATTACTTAAAGCAATTTAATTAGAGttagaaagaaataaaaaaaaaatgataattaaaaaatgttttacaCTATGAATATAAGTTTAGATATTACTTACATAAGTAAATAAGTAACATTTATATTAAAAAGTTTACATTCACAAGTATGAAATTCTTCATTTCCATATTATGTTTTACATTTAACATTGGATCACTTTTCTTCAAAAGAATTTTTGATTTTACAAATACCAGTTTCAATTGAATTTAAAAAGTGTTTATATCCCTTAAGTCATTTATCagaaaaaaagataaaaagTATGTGCTCAAGCTTTCCATAATTTAAGCTTGTTTGCATAAAAAAAACTTTATTCCTAAAATGCTGAACAACTGTTACATCTAGATAAAAGAATGAATCCCTACTAGTAGATAAGAAAAACGTTTAGTGTCAAAACATCTAATTATATCATCAACCAGAAACTAATGAATTTCTTCAATAAGAACTGAAGAACTTCTAGATTTTCAGGCGATTACTCTTGAGTGACGTACAAAACACAATTAACGATTATTTATATAATCCTTACTATTTACGGCGTATTTGGTAATATTAAATTATCCATTCTTTTGAATTCACTTCCaaataatgttttaaaaatGTCATTCAGACAATTAAAATAACAATACACCTTTATTATGGAAAAAAGAAATGTTCATAATCGAGatcatttttcaataaaaatttgaCATTTTAAGTAATTTTGTGCTATAATAAATTGAGAATTTGATGAAAATCCAATCACAGATTAATATAAAATACCTATATTTAATATCATCCAGAAAGCTCAATTACTTTTTCAAGAAATACTTAACTATCGATAATTTCAACATCGTAATGTCAGAAAAATTTAGAATTCTATTATTAGCTGCTGAAGATATAAAAGAATGAGGAATGGAAGAAACAGGATTCACTGACAGTACGGGAAAACACTATGAATCGTAGTGACGTAGTCGTCGTTTGCGTAGGTTTCTGTCATCCAGGTTTCCCCAGGTTACGTTTAGAAGGTGTAACCACGTATCTAATAACTTTTAAGTTGCAAGAGCACGAAATTTCGTTGGATATCCCCAAACCTCccttcatttaatgcgatgaatatttaaaaaaaactcgTTAAATATTCCATTTTGCATAATTCACAGTAATTCTTTAAGAAATGAACAGATAATGAGACTGCGGTTTCTGAAGGTCACATAATCTGAAGAAAGGCAAATTTTTAAGTAACAAAATCTCCTTTCTTTCAAGGAGATTTTAATTTATATATCTGTTTGTAACTCTTATCACAACAAAATTTCCGAGACTTTTGACGAAAGCAACTCATAGTACAAAAAACTGCTTGTACATTCACAAGAACTTTTCCTTTATTAAGTACCTAAGTCACGGGATAACTAGTAAATTTATTATATGATTTCCCACCAAAGATTCTCAAAAAGGCCATCAACGGTTTAAAGAAAGTTGATGAGAAACTAGGCAACTGGGACTTAGTAACGGAATACGATCGTCAAATAGAGGATGTCATCATCGGCAAACTGAAAGCGAAGTTTCCAAGTCATAGGTAAATACCTTTTCTCCAACGATAATTTTCCATGAGAGTGTTATTAAACCAGAAATCAATAAGAATTCAAACTTCTCATAAGTGTAAAACAAGAATCTTCGTACaacaaaaaaagaaacattATTCCAAAAAATATTGCTAGATTCATAGCCGAAGAGTCGACTGGGAAGGAGCTTCCAGAATTAACGGATGATCCCACATGGATCATAGACCCTATCGACGGTACCACAAACTTTATCCACGGATTTCCACAAATTTGCATCGTCATCGGTCTGGCGATTAAAAAGGAAATGGTGATTGGTATTGTTTATAATCCTGTTCTCGAACAACTATTCACTGCGAGAAAGGGACGCGGAGCGTTTCTGAACGAAAAGCCCATCAGAGTATCTGAAATTCAAGGTAAGATGACGTAGTTTAACATTCTTTTTCGAATGTAAGAAGAGATTAGAAAACTTGAAAGACAAACGTGTGAGAGAGGGTTTTCATGTCCGATAGACCTGTCGAAATCTTTAATCTGCCTGGAAACTAACTTCATGAAGATAGATTACTTGAGGGAAAAGACTGTCGAGAGATTGCGAGCAATTATTCAGAGGACTCAAGGGTAAGCTTTTTGTaaactatttttttttcttttcctagAACTCCACAATTATTGGCCCTATTTACTGTAAAATGTAAACGTGTAGAAATACAAAAGTAGAAGCTTTCTTTTCTCTATGTAACCCTCAAATGTTCAAAACTGTAGTGTAGTCCAGGCGTATACAGTTAAAATTCGATGTTACTCTTTCAGAGTGACATATAAAGTATCAAAacgttttatactatattttggaCTTATTCCTTAATGtgtaattctttttttatttgtacTCTAGCTTTCGAATATTCTGTACATTATTATATTTCAATTTCTTCAAAATGTAAAGTTTGGAAGAGTATATGCTTTTCTTGTCAAGATGATTCTTTCGTTAGCTAATTTATCATATTTACGCCAGCACTGCATTTCGAATTTCTAGTCAATGGGTGACTGCTTTAAGACCGCTTAAACTGAAAAAGGACTCAACTTGGTTTTTCAAACCGTAATTATTTAAGTAACATCACTTAAATAAGTGATTCTGATcggatattcattttattctctTTTTAATTTATTCATATTCTAGTACAAGTTCTTCATGCTCTTTTTCTTGCTAGTATACGTACACTTGGCGTAGCAGCATTATCTTTGTGCTACGTTGCATTAGGAATCATAGAAGCCTATTACATTGAGGGGCCAGGAATCTCAACATGGGACATCGCTGCAGCGTCACTAATAATTTCTGAAGCTGGTGGTGTCGTTCTCGATCGAGAAACAGGtagattattttgtatataaaacCTCCCTTCAGGTTTCCGTTATCTCATATTTATATTAATCTCTTTTAAATTGTAGGGGAAACGATCGACATAATGAAACCGCGGGCAGTTGCCGCATGTAATGAAAAAATTGCAAAGGAAATTGTTGGACTTATTCGTGAGGCTGATCAAAGAGTAGATCAAAGTACTAAATAAGCAATTGTTATTGTAATAATGATATTGAAGTTAAATAAAGTACTTAATTTCTATCAAAAAACCTTATTTCTACCTCTAAATATAATATACCTAATACAAAATTAAGAAACCATAAAATCATAACAGACAGattttgaaaaaataataaatagaatttat contains:
- the LOC143185534 gene encoding uncharacterized protein LOC143185534, which translates into the protein MARYAEDVYYDFAIRLTHDAAQILKKAINGLKKVDEKLGNWDLVTEYDRQIEDVIIGKLKAKFPSHRFIAEESTGKELPELTDDPTWIIDPIDGTTNFIHGFPQICIVIGLAIKKEMVIGIVYNPVLEQLFTARKGRGAFLNEKPIRVSEIQDLSKSLICLETNFMKIDYLREKTVERLRAIIQRTQGIRTLGVAALSLCYVALGIIEAYYIEGPGISTWDIAAASLIISEAGGVVLDRETGETIDIMKPRAVAACNEKIAKEIVGLIREADQRVDQSTK
- the LOC143185760 gene encoding uncharacterized protein LOC143185760 produces the protein MSRELNIKHYFEVSKELTLEAGKIFKCGFEGQKLVESKMNEWDLVTEYDRKIEVLLTKGLKAKFPDHEFIGEETFAETKKKPVLTDKPTWIIDPIDGTTNYINSYPHACISVALAISKEIVIGIIYCPLSSELYTAIKGQGAFLNGEPIRTTCVTELKKALIELELFSLRLQWKNRDIRMGRFEAILNVARGIRFIGSATMALAYVAKGALDCLHMDNLQPWDVAAGVLIVREAGGTVIDTKGEEYDVMKPNTIAAANDKLATEIKQLIIDTDLKVLRKRLTRT